Proteins from one Fischerella sp. PCC 9605 genomic window:
- a CDS encoding NUDIX domain-containing protein — protein MTYRNPVPTVDIIIEMVDRPHRPIVLIERYNPPLGWAIPGGFLDYGETTELAAQREALEETGLQVELIEQFHVYSDPNRDRRKHTISIVFLATATGEPKAGDDAKGIGIFESWRIPNNLCFDHDHILRDYWRYRHYGIRPRLN, from the coding sequence ATGACTTATCGAAATCCTGTTCCGACTGTTGATATCATCATCGAAATGGTTGACCGACCTCATCGGCCAATAGTGTTAATTGAGAGGTATAATCCGCCTTTAGGTTGGGCTATACCCGGAGGTTTTTTAGATTACGGGGAAACAACAGAATTAGCAGCGCAACGCGAAGCTTTAGAAGAAACTGGTTTACAGGTGGAATTGATAGAACAATTTCACGTATATTCCGATCCCAATCGCGATCGCCGCAAGCACACAATCAGCATTGTATTTTTGGCAACAGCTACGGGTGAACCAAAAGCAGGGGACGATGCTAAGGGTATAGGAATTTTTGAGTCTTGGCGCATACCAAATAATTTATGTTTTGACCATGACCATATCCTGCGAGATTATTGGCGTTATCGGCATTATGGAATACGTCCAAGGTTGAATTAA
- a CDS encoding RidA family protein: MSRKVIHTDKAPAPVGPYNQAIIATGQMIFVAGQIALDPNTGVISGEGDVTKQTEQVMANLESILTAAGASFADVVKTTVFLVNMNEFNAMNAVYAKYFDEAKAPARACVQVSRLPKDVLVEIECIAVIDNK; the protein is encoded by the coding sequence ATGAGTAGAAAAGTTATTCATACTGATAAAGCTCCAGCACCAGTAGGGCCATATAATCAAGCAATTATTGCGACTGGGCAGATGATTTTTGTAGCTGGGCAAATTGCGCTTGACCCTAACACTGGTGTAATTTCTGGTGAGGGGGATGTGACAAAGCAAACAGAGCAAGTAATGGCTAATTTGGAATCAATACTAACAGCGGCTGGAGCAAGCTTTGCAGATGTGGTAAAAACAACTGTATTCTTAGTTAATATGAATGAATTTAATGCCATGAATGCAGTCTATGCGAAATATTTTGACGAGGCGAAAGCCCCAGCGCGGGCGTGCGTGCAGGTATCTCGTTTGCCTAAGGATGTCTTGGTAGAAATTGAGTGTATCGCCGTGATTGATAATAAATAG
- a CDS encoding tetratricopeptide repeat protein — MTDNHVTATLSPADREAILQVIATIREKLPLLANLTTEEFQNLPNLDDRSWAIVSKALDVAQKQDSLPPNNSHKKHQTLQEILKQRQQSNFVGREEEITIFRHNLELPLEDHHRRFIFNVSGRGGVGKSSLLRQFRQIAENAKFITAYTDELEKGVPEVMNHLAQQLEQYGYILAKFSESYKLYQQKLQELEIDPEVPQGFSAFMGRSLFKGDVHLTQQIPGTDIVLEFADQDAGVTQQEWTSYVARKLINKDELRLIQEPIAVLTPLFLEDLWEVAVNSDIALFFDSYDRTEEFLDRWLRDILDGRYGDVPSNILLIVAGRQELDKNHWKVYEESMVRLVLETFTEEETKQFLTRKGISNDEIIDVILRLSEGLPLLVATLAAETPNDDSKVGDANGMVVERFLKWMKDPKWRQVALTAAIPRFLQRDVLAQLRPEEEADMLLDWLQQMPFMKAHPNGWAYHDVAKTLMLRHKRLSSAQSWTQLQGKLADYYESLAQDLQLDEQKKWCDQTWQNYKLNVLYHRLCQAPLKYLPLAFNEFLETLQKHYKFAQSWAETIVQAGKDSDAAEVQRWGEKLLKGLKAWKEQEYEDTAQMFAALIEQGKVDVKWRALAYSFKGATYYKMKRYDEALKSLNQAIKLNPALNCAIELRGHVFAHKKRYSDAVKCFDRLIKLEPDRPRPVAQRGYVYQLMERYDQALADFNRAIELDPNYTWAKTQRGYNYLLMQRYDEVVQDMICILEVEPEQIGALALRGAAYHLLERYGEAIADFNRVLKYEPDNIQVRALRGAAHYLLGHYTEALPDFNHILELEPDHIQAIALRGVIYQLIEHYMEAVQDFDRVLRLDPTYKWAFVQRGETYRQMECYAEAVEDFDCAIALDANDVWTIASRGETYQLMGRNKQALKDFDRALELDPNYARALVKRGEIYQSMKLYEEAIKDFDRALEIDSNCTRVITNRAQTYQLMGHYDQAIKDFDRAIEFEPENLQVITNRAQTYQLMEHYDQAIKDFDRALELDPVNEKAIVSRAETCQLMKDYDQALKDFDRALELDPINDKAIVSRAYTYWMMNCYQQALKEFDRAIEINSNNHKAFAGRGHTYRMMNCYTEALLEFDRAIEINPNDDWAWAGRGDTYCRMKRYTEALKDLNRAIELNSKQHYEWKLAGRGYTHLMLKRYHEAVADINLAIELNTDDDWYLYLRALAYQVLKEQNKARTDLTVAIKIAKKRYEQDTQDWRNTFRVALYYLAVQHYPTVESLYRYALGNGASLEHIREAIHNLDDFLTIFPDHKQAKSMHELLLSGLNRCLTGTPISRKEEISHEREMINQVSTV, encoded by the coding sequence ATGACAGATAATCATGTGACTGCCACTCTTTCACCCGCAGACAGGGAAGCGATCCTGCAAGTGATCGCTACTATCCGTGAGAAATTACCACTGTTAGCTAATTTAACAACTGAAGAGTTTCAAAACTTACCTAACTTAGATGATCGAAGTTGGGCGATTGTCAGTAAAGCTTTGGATGTGGCCCAAAAGCAAGACTCTCTTCCACCAAATAACTCACATAAGAAGCATCAGACCCTGCAAGAGATTCTCAAGCAACGCCAACAATCAAATTTTGTGGGCAGAGAAGAAGAAATCACGATATTTCGCCATAATTTAGAATTACCACTTGAGGATCATCACCGTCGTTTTATTTTTAATGTCTCTGGCCGAGGTGGTGTTGGTAAAAGTTCTTTGCTGCGCCAGTTCCGCCAAATTGCTGAAAATGCAAAATTCATTACCGCTTATACGGACGAGTTGGAAAAAGGCGTACCGGAGGTAATGAATCATTTAGCACAACAACTAGAGCAGTACGGTTACATATTAGCAAAATTTTCTGAAAGTTACAAACTTTACCAACAAAAGCTACAAGAACTAGAAATAGATCCGGAAGTACCTCAAGGATTTTCGGCTTTTATGGGGCGATCGCTGTTTAAGGGCGACGTGCATTTGACACAGCAAATTCCAGGTACTGATATTGTCTTAGAATTTGCAGATCAGGATGCGGGCGTCACTCAACAAGAGTGGACTTCTTACGTAGCCAGAAAATTAATCAACAAAGACGAACTACGTTTAATACAGGAACCTATCGCAGTCTTGACGCCTCTGTTTTTAGAGGATTTGTGGGAGGTGGCAGTAAATTCTGATATTGCTCTGTTTTTTGATAGCTACGATCGCACAGAAGAATTTTTAGACCGCTGGCTCAGAGACATTCTCGATGGTCGCTATGGTGACGTACCATCGAATATCTTACTGATTGTTGCAGGTCGGCAGGAGTTAGATAAAAACCATTGGAAAGTTTATGAAGAATCAATGGTGCGTCTGGTACTGGAAACTTTTACAGAAGAGGAAACCAAACAATTTCTAACTCGTAAAGGCATTAGCAACGACGAGATTATTGATGTAATTTTGCGCCTTTCTGAAGGCTTGCCCCTGCTAGTTGCAACGCTGGCTGCTGAAACCCCCAATGATGACAGCAAAGTTGGCGATGCTAACGGCATGGTAGTAGAACGCTTCTTAAAGTGGATGAAAGATCCTAAATGGCGGCAAGTAGCGCTGACTGCTGCGATTCCTCGGTTTTTGCAGCGAGACGTTTTGGCTCAGTTGCGCCCAGAAGAAGAGGCGGATATGCTGCTAGACTGGCTGCAACAGATGCCGTTTATGAAAGCTCATCCCAACGGTTGGGCGTATCATGATGTAGCCAAAACGCTGATGTTACGTCACAAGCGGCTTTCATCGGCACAAAGTTGGACGCAGTTGCAGGGCAAGTTAGCAGATTACTACGAATCCCTAGCTCAAGATTTACAACTAGATGAACAGAAAAAATGGTGCGATCAAACTTGGCAAAACTACAAGCTGAATGTGTTGTATCACCGCTTGTGTCAAGCACCACTCAAGTATTTACCTCTGGCTTTCAATGAATTTTTAGAGACTCTGCAAAAGCATTATAAATTTGCTCAAAGCTGGGCAGAAACAATTGTGCAGGCTGGAAAAGATTCTGATGCGGCAGAAGTTCAGCGTTGGGGTGAAAAGCTACTCAAAGGGTTGAAAGCCTGGAAAGAGCAAGAGTATGAAGACACTGCTCAAATGTTTGCAGCACTGATAGAGCAGGGCAAGGTTGATGTCAAGTGGCGAGCCTTGGCTTACAGTTTCAAAGGGGCAACTTATTACAAAATGAAACGCTATGATGAAGCCCTTAAGAGCCTGAATCAAGCCATTAAACTCAACCCTGCGCTCAACTGTGCGATCGAACTTCGAGGTCATGTTTTTGCTCACAAGAAGCGTTACTCAGACGCGGTTAAATGCTTTGATCGCCTCATTAAACTCGAACCCGATCGCCCCAGACCAGTTGCACAACGGGGCTATGTCTATCAATTGATGGAGCGTTATGACCAAGCCCTAGCAGACTTCAACCGCGCCATTGAACTTGATCCCAATTACACCTGGGCAAAAACTCAACGCGGGTATAACTATCTATTAATGCAGCGCTATGACGAAGTTGTGCAAGATATGATTTGCATTCTGGAAGTTGAACCGGAGCAGATCGGGGCACTGGCACTGCGAGGAGCAGCATATCATTTGCTGGAGCGTTATGGTGAAGCGATCGCGGACTTTAACCGCGTTCTCAAATATGAGCCGGATAATATCCAGGTGAGAGCGCTACGAGGTGCAGCGCATTACTTGTTGGGACATTACACCGAAGCCCTACCAGACTTTAACCACATTCTAGAACTTGAACCAGATCACATCCAGGCGATTGCACTGCGGGGTGTAATCTACCAATTGATCGAACATTACATGGAAGCAGTCCAAGATTTTGACCGAGTTCTGAGACTAGATCCTACATATAAATGGGCATTCGTTCAGCGAGGCGAGACTTACCGCCAGATGGAATGTTACGCCGAAGCTGTGGAAGACTTTGACTGTGCCATTGCTCTTGATGCTAATGATGTTTGGACAATTGCCAGTCGAGGTGAAACTTACCAGTTAATGGGACGCAATAAACAAGCTCTCAAAGACTTTGACCGCGCCTTAGAACTTGACCCCAATTACGCTAGGGCACTTGTCAAGCGGGGTGAGATTTACCAGTCGATGAAGCTTTATGAGGAAGCCATCAAAGACTTTGATCGTGCCCTTGAAATTGACTCCAATTGTACCCGAGTTATTACCAACCGGGCACAAACTTATCAGTTGATGGGGCATTATGACCAAGCCATCAAAGACTTTGACCGGGCAATTGAATTTGAACCTGAAAATCTCCAGGTGATTACCAACCGGGCACAGACTTATCAGTTGATGGAGCATTATGACCAAGCCATCAAAGACTTTGACCGCGCCCTTGAACTTGACCCCGTGAACGAAAAAGCAATTGTTAGTCGGGCAGAGACTTGCCAGTTGATGAAGGACTATGACCAAGCCCTCAAGGACTTTGACCGCGCCCTTGAACTTGACCCCATTAACGATAAGGCAATTGTCAGTCGCGCTTACACTTACTGGATGATGAATTGTTACCAGCAAGCCCTCAAAGAATTTGACCGCGCCATTGAGATTAACTCTAATAATCACAAGGCTTTTGCTGGTCGAGGTCATACATACCGGATGATGAATTGTTACACCGAAGCCTTATTAGAATTTGACCGCGCCATTGAAATTAATCCCAATGACGATTGGGCATGGGCTGGTCGGGGTGACACTTACTGCCGGATGAAGCGTTACACAGAAGCCTTGAAAGATTTGAACCGTGCCATTGAACTTAATTCTAAACAGCATTACGAATGGAAACTAGCTGGGCGCGGTTACACCCATCTTATGCTCAAGCGCTATCACGAGGCTGTGGCAGATATCAACCTCGCCATTGAATTAAATACCGATGATGATTGGTATTTATATCTACGTGCTTTAGCCTACCAAGTCCTCAAGGAACAAAATAAAGCCCGAACTGACCTTACTGTTGCTATTAAAATTGCGAAAAAGCGTTACGAACAAGATACCCAGGATTGGCGCAATACGTTTAGAGTGGCTCTTTACTATTTGGCAGTTCAGCATTATCCGACAGTGGAAAGTTTATATCGATATGCCTTAGGCAATGGTGCTTCCCTAGAGCATATCCGTGAAGCTATCCATAATTTGGATGATTTCTTGACAATCTTCCCTGACCACAAACAGGCTAAATCTATGCACGAGTTATTACTGTCTGGTTTAAACAGATGTCTCACAGGTACACCCATCAGTCGTAAAGAGGAGATTAGTCACGAGCGAGAAATGATTAATCAAGTCTCTACAGTCTAA
- a CDS encoding phosphatase PAP2 family protein, translated as MLIEFLWSPEPIIFVQQLFGESWNLFFQTLSELGTATAVTVAFALAFWISGRRFAWCLVGAVLLVTLINVLIWSIFYVPRPHDPQIIVHEKLALSSFPSGHTGTATLLWGTLSAFNRIPAAVTACIVLGVMVSRLYLGVHYLGDVLSGLALGLILVVVYQRLWPVLVRCFSGRTFRFFLVLSLSAPIGVFPFTSFFPEGWEVFGAAVGAGIGIPLEYWYVRYSPAKVPKRKQVLKVIIGLGVLVMLVLSFRFIISNELARNTITFCLAALWITFLAPALFTRMGLSKTLSSQSPPF; from the coding sequence ATGCTAATTGAGTTTCTCTGGAGTCCAGAACCAATTATTTTTGTTCAGCAATTATTTGGTGAGAGTTGGAATTTATTTTTTCAAACTTTATCAGAATTGGGAACAGCTACGGCTGTAACAGTGGCTTTCGCTTTAGCATTTTGGATTTCCGGAAGACGATTTGCTTGGTGCTTAGTGGGTGCAGTTCTCTTAGTAACACTAATTAATGTATTGATCTGGTCAATCTTTTATGTACCGCGTCCGCACGACCCGCAAATAATAGTTCATGAAAAGCTAGCACTGTCATCTTTTCCCAGCGGACACACTGGAACTGCAACTCTTCTTTGGGGAACACTAAGCGCATTTAATCGTATTCCAGCAGCTGTGACAGCCTGTATAGTTTTGGGAGTGATGGTATCTCGCTTGTATCTAGGCGTACATTATTTAGGCGACGTACTCAGTGGTTTAGCACTTGGACTAATTTTGGTGGTAGTGTATCAGCGGTTGTGGCCTGTGCTGGTGCGTTGCTTCTCTGGCAGGACATTTAGATTTTTCCTAGTTCTCAGTCTCTCAGCACCTATTGGCGTGTTTCCCTTCACCAGCTTTTTTCCAGAAGGTTGGGAAGTGTTTGGTGCTGCTGTGGGTGCAGGAATAGGAATACCTTTAGAATATTGGTATGTCCGATATTCTCCTGCTAAAGTCCCCAAACGCAAACAAGTGCTGAAGGTGATAATAGGTTTGGGAGTACTGGTGATGCTTGTCTTGAGTTTTCGCTTCATTATCAGCAATGAGTTAGCACGCAATACAATAACTTTTTGTTTGGCAGCACTGTGGATTACCTTCTTAGCACCAGCGCTATTCACACGCATGGGACTATCCAAAACTTTGAGCAGCCAAAGTCCCCCTTTTTAA
- a CDS encoding nuclear transport factor 2 family protein yields the protein MTNNSEILAVNDAFYRAFEKKDIEAMSTVWSQGTGSLCVHPGWNLLQGWKAIRTSWEKIFQNTPYIEINRDIIATEVRENIAYVVLIENVMQVINGRKIEARSLATNVFELLGGKWYLVHHHASPIVR from the coding sequence ATGACTAATAATTCTGAAATTTTAGCCGTTAACGACGCTTTTTACCGAGCATTTGAAAAAAAAGACATTGAGGCGATGAGCACAGTTTGGTCTCAAGGAACTGGTAGTCTTTGCGTTCACCCTGGTTGGAATCTACTCCAGGGTTGGAAAGCAATTCGCACCTCCTGGGAAAAGATATTTCAAAACACTCCTTATATTGAAATAAATAGAGACATAATTGCTACAGAAGTTCGCGAGAATATCGCCTATGTCGTGCTAATAGAAAATGTCATGCAAGTTATTAATGGTAGGAAAATAGAAGCGCGATCGCTAGCTACAAATGTGTTTGAACTTCTCGGTGGCAAGTGGTATTTAGTACATCATCACGCCAGTCCGATTGTGCGGTAA
- a CDS encoding hybrid sensor histidine kinase/response regulator: MKDNPIKVLLIDDDEDDYILTRDWFREFQVVNCELTWVDTYQAARNAIASGQYDIYLVDYRLGDGNGLELLREAIANGCVVPIILLTGQGDREIDIEAMKAGAADYLEKSQLTAPLLERSIRYALERKQTEQKIREQAALLDVGTDAIFVQDLDNQILFWNKAAERLYGYRKEEAIGKKVSELWQEKNLSQLQEALTILMKNGAWEGELHQRTKSGQEIIVESRWTLVREFDKRRQTILIVNTDITQKKQLEAQFLRAQRLESIGTLASGIAHDLNNVLAPILMTAQLLESQLHDERSKRLLPILISNAKRGANLVKQVLSFTRGIEGDRTLVQLKHLVREIQQVMKETFPKSIDVSTHIPQNLWTVYGDATQLHQVLMNLCVNARDAMPNGGNLTIYAEDFLVDKNYAKMHIDAREGAYVVITVADTGIGIDREILDRIFEPFFTTKEFGKGTGLGLSTVLGIVKSHGGFVSVYSEVGRGSEFKVFLPAQQTPEISEEREMELPSGNGELILVVDDEDSIRDITKTSLETYNYKAITASDGIEAIALYAEHRDEISVVLTDMLMPSMDGLTTIRTLKKINPNVKIIAVSGLASTDKVNAASDIGVKAFLPKPYTAKQLLQTIGAVKNGK; encoded by the coding sequence ATGAAAGACAACCCGATCAAAGTTCTTCTCATTGACGACGATGAAGATGATTATATATTAACTCGCGATTGGTTCAGGGAATTTCAAGTAGTTAATTGCGAGTTGACATGGGTAGATACTTATCAAGCTGCCAGAAATGCGATCGCTTCTGGACAATATGATATCTATCTTGTTGATTATCGTTTAGGTGATGGCAATGGATTGGAACTTTTGCGCGAAGCTATTGCCAATGGCTGTGTAGTTCCGATAATATTGCTCACCGGTCAAGGAGATCGAGAAATAGACATAGAGGCGATGAAAGCCGGGGCGGCAGATTATCTTGAAAAAAGCCAATTGACTGCACCTTTGTTAGAGCGTTCTATTCGCTATGCTTTAGAACGCAAACAAACTGAGCAGAAAATTCGCGAACAAGCTGCCCTGTTAGATGTCGGTACAGATGCAATTTTTGTACAAGATTTAGATAATCAAATTCTATTTTGGAATAAAGCAGCTGAGCGTCTTTACGGTTACAGAAAAGAAGAAGCTATAGGTAAAAAAGTATCAGAACTTTGGCAAGAAAAAAACTTATCTCAATTACAAGAAGCTCTCACCATTTTGATGAAAAATGGTGCATGGGAAGGAGAGTTACACCAAAGAACAAAATCTGGTCAAGAAATCATCGTCGAAAGCCGCTGGACACTAGTACGAGAGTTTGATAAAAGAAGACAAACTATTTTAATCGTCAATACTGATATTACCCAAAAGAAACAACTAGAAGCACAATTTTTACGTGCCCAGCGTTTGGAGAGTATTGGTACATTAGCTAGCGGTATTGCCCATGACCTCAACAATGTTCTAGCACCGATTTTGATGACAGCACAACTGTTAGAATCACAGTTGCACGATGAGCGCAGTAAGCGACTTTTGCCGATATTAATCAGCAATGCCAAACGGGGAGCAAATCTAGTCAAGCAGGTTCTATCTTTTACTCGTGGGATCGAAGGCGATCGCACCTTAGTGCAATTAAAGCACTTAGTTCGAGAAATTCAGCAAGTAATGAAAGAAACATTTCCCAAATCTATAGATGTTTCAACTCACATACCGCAAAACCTTTGGACTGTATATGGTGATGCCACCCAACTGCATCAAGTATTAATGAATTTATGTGTGAATGCCCGTGACGCTATGCCTAATGGCGGTAATTTAACCATTTATGCGGAAGACTTTTTAGTAGATAAAAATTACGCCAAAATGCATATTGATGCACGAGAGGGTGCTTATGTAGTCATCACCGTTGCTGATACAGGAATTGGCATCGATCGGGAAATATTAGATCGTATTTTTGAGCCATTCTTTACTACCAAAGAATTCGGCAAAGGTACTGGACTTGGTCTTTCTACAGTACTGGGAATTGTCAAAAGCCACGGTGGATTTGTCAGTGTCTACAGTGAAGTTGGTAGAGGTAGTGAATTTAAAGTGTTTTTACCAGCACAACAAACACCAGAAATTTCAGAAGAACGAGAAATGGAATTACCTTCGGGGAACGGCGAATTAATTTTGGTTGTGGACGATGAAGATTCCATTCGCGACATTACCAAAACATCCCTAGAAACCTATAATTACAAAGCAATCACAGCCAGCGATGGCATTGAAGCGATCGCCCTTTACGCAGAACATCGCGATGAAATCTCTGTAGTCTTAACAGATATGCTCATGCCATCTATGGATGGACTAACAACCATCCGTACCTTGAAAAAAATTAATCCTAACGTCAAAATTATCGCCGTCAGCGGACTGGCTTCTACTGATAAGGTTAACGCCGCTAGCGACATCGGTGTCAAAGCCTTTTTACCCAAACCCTATACAGCCAAGCAATTATTGCAAACTATTGGCGCAGTTAAGAATGGAAAGTAG
- a CDS encoding response regulator, with protein sequence MKGRQTTITILMADDDEDDCMLAREALAESRLANDLHIVRNGEELMDYLYQRGRYADPKSSPRPGLILLDLNMPKKDGREALKEIKNDPELRQIPVVVLTTSKAEEDIYRTYDLGANSFIIKPMTFAALVEVMRTIGKYWFEIVELPL encoded by the coding sequence GTGAAGGGTCGGCAAACTACCATCACAATTTTGATGGCCGATGATGATGAGGACGACTGTATGTTGGCTCGTGAGGCATTAGCAGAAAGTCGCCTCGCAAACGACCTACATATAGTTAGGAATGGAGAGGAGTTGATGGATTATTTATATCAGCGTGGTCGATATGCCGATCCTAAAAGTTCGCCTCGTCCGGGTTTGATTTTGTTAGATTTAAATATGCCCAAAAAAGATGGTCGTGAGGCGCTCAAAGAAATTAAAAATGACCCGGAACTAAGGCAAATTCCAGTCGTGGTACTAACTACCTCCAAAGCAGAGGAAGATATTTATCGGACCTATGATTTGGGAGCAAATTCGTTTATCATCAAACCGATGACATTTGCCGCCTTAGTTGAAGTGATGAGGACTATAGGGAAGTACTGGTTTGAAATTGTAGAACTGCCGCTATAA